A window of the Canis lupus baileyi chromosome 1, mCanLup2.hap1, whole genome shotgun sequence genome harbors these coding sequences:
- the AP2A1 gene encoding AP-2 complex subunit alpha-1 isoform X2 — protein MPAVSKGDGMRGLAVFISDIRNCKSKEAEIKRINKELANIRSKFKGDKALDGYSKKKYVCKLLFIFLLGHDIDFGHMEAVNLLSSNKYTEKQIGYLFISVLVNSNSELIRLINNAIKNDLASRNPTFMCLALHCIANVGSREMGEAFAADIPRILVAGDSMDSVKQSAALCLLRLYKASPDLVPMGEWTARVVHLLNDQHMGVVTAAVSLITCLCKKNPDDFKTCISLAVSRLSRIVSSASTDLQDYTYYFVPAPWLSVKLLRLLQCYPPPEDAAVKGRLVECLETVLNKAQEPPKSKKVQHSNAKNAILFETISLIIHYDSEPNLLVRACNQLGQFLQHRETNLRYLALESMCTLASSEFSHEAVKTHIDTVINALKTERDVSVRQRAADLLYAMCDRSNAKQIVSEMLRYLETADYAIREEIVLKVAILAEKYAVDYSWYVDTILNLIRIAGDYVSEEVWYRVLQIVTNRDDVQGYAAKTVFEALQAPACHENMVKVGGYILGEFGNLIAGDPRSSPPVQFSLLHSKFHLCSVATRALLLSTYIKFINLFPETKATIQGVLRAGSQLRNADVELQQRAVEYLTLSSVASTDVLATVLEEMPPFPERESSILAKLKRKKGPGAGSALDDSRRDPSSNDINGGVEPTPSTVSTPSPSADLLGLRAAPPPAAPPATSGAGNLLVDVFSDGPAAQPSLGPTPEEAFLSPGPDDIGPPIPEADELLNKFVCKNNGVLFENQLLQIGVKSEFRQNLGRMYLFYGNKTSVQFQNFSPTVVHPGDLQTQLAVQTKRVAAQVDGGAQVQQVLNIECLRDFLTPPLLSVRFRYGGAPQSLTLKLPVTINKFFQPTEMAAQDFFQRWKQLSLPQQEAQKIFKANHPMDAEVTKAKLLGFGSALLDNVDPNPENFVGAGIIQTKALQVGCLLRLEPNAQAQMYRLTLRTSKEPVSRHLCELLAQQF, from the exons GTAAGAGCAAGGAGGCAGAGATTAAGAGAATCAACAAGGAACTGGCCAATATCCGCTCTAAGTTCAAAG GGGACAAAGCCTTAGATGGctacagtaagaaaaaatatgtgtgtaaaCTGCTGTTCATCTTCCTGCTTGGCCATGACATTGACTTTGGGCACATGGAGGCCGTAAATCTGCTCAGCTCCAACAAGTACACAGAGAAGCAAATA GGTTACCTCTTCATCTCCGTTCTGGTGAACTCAAATTCTGAGCTGATCCGGCTCATCAACAATGCCATCAAGAACGACCTGGCCAGCCGCAACCCCACCTTCATGTGCCTGGCCCTGCACTGCATCGCCAACGTGGGCAGCCGTGAGATGGGCGAGGCCTTTGCTGCTGACATCCCGCGCATCCTGGTGGCTGG GGACAGCATGGACAGTGTGAAACAGAGCGCGGCCCTGTGCCTGCTACGGCTGTACAAGGCCTCACCTGACCTAGTGCCCATGGGCGAGTGGACGGCCCGTGTGGTGCACCTGCTCAACGACCAGCACATG GGTGTGGTCACGGCAGCTGTCAGCCTCATCACCTGCCTCTGCAAGAAGAACCCAGATGACTTCAAGACATGCATCTCCCTGGCAGTGTCCCGCCTGAGCCGG ATTGTGTCCTCGGCCTCCACCGACCTGCAGGACTACACCTACTACTTTGTCCCAGCACCCTGGCTCTCAGTGAAGCTCCTGCGGCTGCTACAGTGCTACCCACCGCCAG AGGATGCTGCTGTGAAGGGGCGGCTGGTGGAGTGTCTGGAGACCGTGCTCAACAAAGCCCAGGAGCCCCCCAAGTCCAAGAAGGTCCAGCACTCCAACGCCAAGAACGCTATCCTCTTTGAGACCATCAGCCTCATCATCCACTATGACAG TGAGCCCAACCTCCTGGTGCGAGCCTGTAACCAGCTGGGCCAGTTCCTGCAGCACCGGGAGACCAACCTGCGCTACCTGGCCCTGGAGAGCATGTGCACGCTGGCCAGCTCCGAGTTCTCCCATGAGGCGGTCAAGACCCACATTGACACTGTCATCAACGCCCTCAAG ACGGAGCGGGATGTCAGCGTGCGACAGCGGGCGGCTGACCTCCTCTATGCCATGTGTGACCGGAGCAATGCCAAGCAAATCGTGTCAGAAATGCTTAGGTACCTGGAGACAGCTGACTATGCCATCCGTGAAGAGATT GTCCTGAAGGTGGCCATCCTGGCTGAGAAGTATGCAGTAGACTACAGCTGGTACGTGGATACTATCCTTAACCTCATCCGCATTGCGGGTGACTACGTGAGTGAGGAGGTATGGTACCGTGTGCTACAGATCGTCACCAACCGTGATGACGTCCAGGGCTATGCTGCCAAGACCGTCTTTGAG GCGCTCCAGGCCCCAGCCTGCCACGAAAACATGGTGAAGGTTGGCGGCTACATCCTCGGGGAGTTTGGGAATCTGATTGCGGGGGACCCCCGCTCCAG CCCCCCAGTGCAGTTCTCCCTGCTGCACTCCAAGTTCCACCTGTGCAGTGTGGCCACCCGGGCTCTGCTGCTGTCCACCTACATCAAGTTCATCAACCTCTTCCCGGAGACCAAGGCCACCATCCAGGGCGTGCTGCGCGCCGGCTCCCAGCTGCGCAACGCCGACGTGGAGCTGCAGCAGCGCGCTGTCGAGTATCTCACGCTCAGCTCGGTGGCCAGCACCGATGTCCTG GCCACAGTGCTGGAGGAGATGCCGCCCTTCCCGGAGCGAGAGTCGTCCATCCTGGCCAAGTTGAAACGCAAGAAGGGGCCTGGGGCCGGCAGCGCCCTGGATGACAGCCGGAGGGACCCCAGCAGCAATGACATCAATGGGGGCGTAGAGCCCACCCCTAGCACTGTG TCGACGCCCTCACCCTCCGCTGACCTCCTGGGGCTGcgggcagcccctcccccagccgcaCCCCCAGCGACCTCGGGTGCAGGGAACCTCCTGGTGGACGTCTTCTCCGATGGCCCAGCTGCCCAACCCAGCTTGGGGCCCACCCCCGAGGAGGCCTTCCTCAG cccaggtccTGACGACATCGGGCCACCCATCCCAGAAGCTGATGAGCTGCTGAATAA GTTCGTTTGCAAGAACAATGGGGTCTTGTTTGAGAACCAGCTGTTGCAGATCGGAGTCAAGTCGGAGTTCCGGCAGAACTTAG GCCGCATGTATCTCTTCTATGGCAACAAGACATCGGTGCAGTTCCAGAACTTCTCACCCACTGTCGTCCACCCTGGAGACCTCCAGACTCA GCTAGCGGTGCAGACCAAGCGTGTGGCCGCACAGGTGGACGGCGGGGCGCAGgtacagcaggtgctcaacatCGAGTGTCTGCGGGACTTCTTGACGCCCCCGCTCCTGTCCGTGCGCTTCCG GTATGGGGGCGCCCCCCAGTCCCTCACCCTGAAGCTCCCGGTGACCATCAACAAGTTCTTCCAGCCCACAGAAATGGCAGCCCAGGACTTTTTCCAGCGTTGGAAGCAGCTGAGCCT cccccaacaGGAGGCGCAGAAAATCTTCAAAGCCAACCACCCCATGGATGCAGAAGTCACTAAGGCCAAA CTCCTGGGGTTTGGCTCTGCTCTCCTGGACAATGTGGACCCCAACCCTGAGAACTTCGTGGGGGCTGGAATCATCCAGACTAAAGCCCTGCAGGTGGGCTGTCTGCTCCGGCTGGAGCCCAATGCCCAGGCTCAG ATGTACCGGCTGACCCTGCGCACCAGCAAGGAACCTGTCTCTCGTCACCTGTGTGAGCTGCTGGCCCAGCAGTTCTGA
- the AP2A1 gene encoding AP-2 complex subunit alpha-1 isoform X1 yields the protein MPAVSKGDGMRGLAVFISDIRNCKSKEAEIKRINKELANIRSKFKGDKALDGYSKKKYVCKLLFIFLLGHDIDFGHMEAVNLLSSNKYTEKQIGYLFISVLVNSNSELIRLINNAIKNDLASRNPTFMCLALHCIANVGSREMGEAFAADIPRILVAGDSMDSVKQSAALCLLRLYKASPDLVPMGEWTARVVHLLNDQHMGVVTAAVSLITCLCKKNPDDFKTCISLAVSRLSRIVSSASTDLQDYTYYFVPAPWLSVKLLRLLQCYPPPEDAAVKGRLVECLETVLNKAQEPPKSKKVQHSNAKNAILFETISLIIHYDSEPNLLVRACNQLGQFLQHRETNLRYLALESMCTLASSEFSHEAVKTHIDTVINALKTERDVSVRQRAADLLYAMCDRSNAKQIVSEMLRYLETADYAIREEIVLKVAILAEKYAVDYSWYVDTILNLIRIAGDYVSEEVWYRVLQIVTNRDDVQGYAAKTVFEALQAPACHENMVKVGGYILGEFGNLIAGDPRSSPPVQFSLLHSKFHLCSVATRALLLSTYIKFINLFPETKATIQGVLRAGSQLRNADVELQQRAVEYLTLSSVASTDVLATVLEEMPPFPERESSILAKLKRKKGPGAGSALDDSRRDPSSNDINGGVEPTPSTVSTPSPSADLLGLRAAPPPAAPPATSGAGNLLVDVFSDGPAAQPSLGPTPEEAFLSELEPPAPESPMALLADPAPAADPGPDDIGPPIPEADELLNKFVCKNNGVLFENQLLQIGVKSEFRQNLGRMYLFYGNKTSVQFQNFSPTVVHPGDLQTQLAVQTKRVAAQVDGGAQVQQVLNIECLRDFLTPPLLSVRFRYGGAPQSLTLKLPVTINKFFQPTEMAAQDFFQRWKQLSLPQQEAQKIFKANHPMDAEVTKAKLLGFGSALLDNVDPNPENFVGAGIIQTKALQVGCLLRLEPNAQAQMYRLTLRTSKEPVSRHLCELLAQQF from the exons GTAAGAGCAAGGAGGCAGAGATTAAGAGAATCAACAAGGAACTGGCCAATATCCGCTCTAAGTTCAAAG GGGACAAAGCCTTAGATGGctacagtaagaaaaaatatgtgtgtaaaCTGCTGTTCATCTTCCTGCTTGGCCATGACATTGACTTTGGGCACATGGAGGCCGTAAATCTGCTCAGCTCCAACAAGTACACAGAGAAGCAAATA GGTTACCTCTTCATCTCCGTTCTGGTGAACTCAAATTCTGAGCTGATCCGGCTCATCAACAATGCCATCAAGAACGACCTGGCCAGCCGCAACCCCACCTTCATGTGCCTGGCCCTGCACTGCATCGCCAACGTGGGCAGCCGTGAGATGGGCGAGGCCTTTGCTGCTGACATCCCGCGCATCCTGGTGGCTGG GGACAGCATGGACAGTGTGAAACAGAGCGCGGCCCTGTGCCTGCTACGGCTGTACAAGGCCTCACCTGACCTAGTGCCCATGGGCGAGTGGACGGCCCGTGTGGTGCACCTGCTCAACGACCAGCACATG GGTGTGGTCACGGCAGCTGTCAGCCTCATCACCTGCCTCTGCAAGAAGAACCCAGATGACTTCAAGACATGCATCTCCCTGGCAGTGTCCCGCCTGAGCCGG ATTGTGTCCTCGGCCTCCACCGACCTGCAGGACTACACCTACTACTTTGTCCCAGCACCCTGGCTCTCAGTGAAGCTCCTGCGGCTGCTACAGTGCTACCCACCGCCAG AGGATGCTGCTGTGAAGGGGCGGCTGGTGGAGTGTCTGGAGACCGTGCTCAACAAAGCCCAGGAGCCCCCCAAGTCCAAGAAGGTCCAGCACTCCAACGCCAAGAACGCTATCCTCTTTGAGACCATCAGCCTCATCATCCACTATGACAG TGAGCCCAACCTCCTGGTGCGAGCCTGTAACCAGCTGGGCCAGTTCCTGCAGCACCGGGAGACCAACCTGCGCTACCTGGCCCTGGAGAGCATGTGCACGCTGGCCAGCTCCGAGTTCTCCCATGAGGCGGTCAAGACCCACATTGACACTGTCATCAACGCCCTCAAG ACGGAGCGGGATGTCAGCGTGCGACAGCGGGCGGCTGACCTCCTCTATGCCATGTGTGACCGGAGCAATGCCAAGCAAATCGTGTCAGAAATGCTTAGGTACCTGGAGACAGCTGACTATGCCATCCGTGAAGAGATT GTCCTGAAGGTGGCCATCCTGGCTGAGAAGTATGCAGTAGACTACAGCTGGTACGTGGATACTATCCTTAACCTCATCCGCATTGCGGGTGACTACGTGAGTGAGGAGGTATGGTACCGTGTGCTACAGATCGTCACCAACCGTGATGACGTCCAGGGCTATGCTGCCAAGACCGTCTTTGAG GCGCTCCAGGCCCCAGCCTGCCACGAAAACATGGTGAAGGTTGGCGGCTACATCCTCGGGGAGTTTGGGAATCTGATTGCGGGGGACCCCCGCTCCAG CCCCCCAGTGCAGTTCTCCCTGCTGCACTCCAAGTTCCACCTGTGCAGTGTGGCCACCCGGGCTCTGCTGCTGTCCACCTACATCAAGTTCATCAACCTCTTCCCGGAGACCAAGGCCACCATCCAGGGCGTGCTGCGCGCCGGCTCCCAGCTGCGCAACGCCGACGTGGAGCTGCAGCAGCGCGCTGTCGAGTATCTCACGCTCAGCTCGGTGGCCAGCACCGATGTCCTG GCCACAGTGCTGGAGGAGATGCCGCCCTTCCCGGAGCGAGAGTCGTCCATCCTGGCCAAGTTGAAACGCAAGAAGGGGCCTGGGGCCGGCAGCGCCCTGGATGACAGCCGGAGGGACCCCAGCAGCAATGACATCAATGGGGGCGTAGAGCCCACCCCTAGCACTGTG TCGACGCCCTCACCCTCCGCTGACCTCCTGGGGCTGcgggcagcccctcccccagccgcaCCCCCAGCGACCTCGGGTGCAGGGAACCTCCTGGTGGACGTCTTCTCCGATGGCCCAGCTGCCCAACCCAGCTTGGGGCCCACCCCCGAGGAGGCCTTCCTCAG CGAGCTGGAGCCGCCTGCCCCTGAGAGCCCCATGGCTTTGCTGGCTGACCCAGCTCCAGCTGCTGA cccaggtccTGACGACATCGGGCCACCCATCCCAGAAGCTGATGAGCTGCTGAATAA GTTCGTTTGCAAGAACAATGGGGTCTTGTTTGAGAACCAGCTGTTGCAGATCGGAGTCAAGTCGGAGTTCCGGCAGAACTTAG GCCGCATGTATCTCTTCTATGGCAACAAGACATCGGTGCAGTTCCAGAACTTCTCACCCACTGTCGTCCACCCTGGAGACCTCCAGACTCA GCTAGCGGTGCAGACCAAGCGTGTGGCCGCACAGGTGGACGGCGGGGCGCAGgtacagcaggtgctcaacatCGAGTGTCTGCGGGACTTCTTGACGCCCCCGCTCCTGTCCGTGCGCTTCCG GTATGGGGGCGCCCCCCAGTCCCTCACCCTGAAGCTCCCGGTGACCATCAACAAGTTCTTCCAGCCCACAGAAATGGCAGCCCAGGACTTTTTCCAGCGTTGGAAGCAGCTGAGCCT cccccaacaGGAGGCGCAGAAAATCTTCAAAGCCAACCACCCCATGGATGCAGAAGTCACTAAGGCCAAA CTCCTGGGGTTTGGCTCTGCTCTCCTGGACAATGTGGACCCCAACCCTGAGAACTTCGTGGGGGCTGGAATCATCCAGACTAAAGCCCTGCAGGTGGGCTGTCTGCTCCGGCTGGAGCCCAATGCCCAGGCTCAG ATGTACCGGCTGACCCTGCGCACCAGCAAGGAACCTGTCTCTCGTCACCTGTGTGAGCTGCTGGCCCAGCAGTTCTGA